CAAAAAACGTCTATATTGATTTACTTAGAAAAAAGAAAACTAATCTTTTTATCGAAATAACAGACAATGAAGACCAGCAGGCATATAATATTGCCGACCCTACTCCCTCAGCAGAAGATGCATTAATTAAGGAACAGAATCTTTCCCGTCTGCTTTTATGCATCAAAGAACTCAAACCGCACTATCAAGAAGTAATTCAGCTTCGTTATTTTCAAGAAATGTCTTATCAGGAAATTGCCGTTAAGATTAATGAGCCTTTAAGCAGCGTAAAAGTCAAACTTTTACGTGCTAAAAAATTATTAGCAGAAATTATCGAACGTAATAGATAATTTCTTATCTTTAAAACAAGAAAAATATACTATCCGTATTTTTATTCTTAAATAATTTATTTTATCACATACTAAAACTACAATTTTCTCGTTGTAGCTCCAAACCTAAAACTTTTTCTGCGTATGATTTAAAGTTACTTAACCTTAAAACCCAAAAATTATGTCTAAATTGAACATTTATGAAAACAAGTGGAACGATCTTGTTTTCGAAAACAGAAACAAAGAGTATGGAGCGTATCAATTACGCCAAGAGAATCCTAGAACTACGGTTAATGCTCTCTTTATGGGTTTATTGTTAATAACAGCTCTGGGAAGCATACCTGTATTAATCAGCAAACTTACACCGCCAACAGTGGATATAACACCTGAAGTTCCGCCTACAGATCCTATTGTTGTGACACCTTACAATCCTACTGTAACACCACCTCCACCTGCTCCGCCAGCACCGCCTGTACTACAGCAGACTACAACTACTGCTACAGACGCTCAAGGACTAGTTAACCCAATAGTTGTAAGAACTGAAGATGCTGTAGATAAAATAGCTCCTAACACAGATAATATACCTGTGATACAAAGTACTTCTGGAACAGGAGATCCTTCTAGTTCCGGTACATCATCAGGGGACGGAGGTAATGGCAATGTAATTTCGGCAGCGCCAACAATACCTGATGGGCCTGTTTCTGTAGCAGCTCTAGACAAACTACCTGAGTTTCCAGGAGGAATCGCTCAATTCTATAAATATGTTGGAAATAATTTCCGCAGACCAGAATTGGACATGGAAAAGACATTAAAAGTGTATGTTTCTTTCGTTGTTGAAAAAGATGGATCTCTTACAGACATTATAGTTAGAAACGATCCTGGCTATGGAATGGGAAAAGAAGCCGTTAGAGTTTTAAAATCATTAAAAACAAAATGGAGTCCAGGAATTTTAGACGGAAAAGCTGTTCGAACAGCATACAGCCTTCCGATTACAATAAAAACGGAAATGGAATAATTTAAAAAAGCAGAACTTAAGTTCTGCTTTTTTAGTTTTATTTTTTTAATCAAAAAGAAGCTAAAGTTCATTAGATTTATAGTTTATTTAAAATTCTATTTTTAATGCCCTTTACCTTTTCTCATCCTGCAATAATTCTTCCTTTAAAGTATTTACCCAGATCTTGGTTTTCTGTTACTGCTTTAGTAATCGGCAGTGTAACACCAGATTTTGAATACTTTTTAAGAATGAAAGTTAAAAGTGATTACAGTCATACATTAGCTGGTATTTTTTGGTTTGATTTACCTCTTGCTCTTTTACTTGCTTTTGCCTTCCATAATTTAATCCGAAATCTTTTATTTCAAAATCTCCCCTCTTTTATTAGCAATAGAGTATCCCTTTTCACCCATTTTAATTGGAATAATTATTTTAAGAAGAATTGGCCTATTATCATAATCTCTTTCTTAATCGGAATAAGCTCACATATCTTTTGGGATTCTTTTACACATAAACACGGCTACTTTGTTAATCAAATTGACGAACTAAAAAACACCATAATTGTCTTTGAAAAGGAAATTCCATTTTGGAAAATCGCGCAACACGCAAGCACCTTTCTTGGAAGCATTTTTATAATTATAGCTTTTCTAAAAATGCCGCAAGATTTTAATTTTAAAAATTCTGTTGATAAATTATATTGGATTACAGTGTCTTTATTTACAACAGCCATTTTATTTATCCGATTTACAATTCATCCAAAAACTTTAAATATTGGAAATTTTACTGTGTCCTTTATAGCTTCCTTTCTTATTTCAATAACTATAATTCCGCTATTAATTAAATCTAAATTCGACACTAAAAATTAACAAAATCAATTACTTTTACTCTTTTTTTAGTCAATTTATTTAACCAATAAAAACAATGGGGATATTTTCTGCTATTCTCGGCAATGCAGGTTCTGTAAGCCAAGAAGATTTAATTAAAAAATATGGACAGCTTTTAACTGCAAACGAGGAAATCGAAATGGGTTTTAAACTCATTCGCGATACCTTTATTTTCACAAACAAAAGATTAATATTAGTGGATGTACAAGGAATCACGGGAAGCAAAACAGAATACAAATCGATTGCTTATAAAAACATCACAAGATTCAGCGTAGAAACTGCGGGTACTTTTGATCTTGATGCCGAATTAAAAATCTGGATTTCAAGTGAACAGCAGCCAAGTATTGTAAAACAGTTTAACAAATCGGTTAATGTTTACGAAGTACAGAAGATATTAGCTTTTCACGTTTTAGGATAAAAAAATAAACCCGACAAAAAAATCTTGTCGGGTTTACTATTTCAGGAAACAGCTATTATTTCTTTTTGGTAGTTGTTGTTTTCTTCTTTGTAGTTGTAGTTGCCTTTTTAGTTGTCGTGACAACTGGAACAGTATTTACAATTTTCTGCTGTACATACGGCTTGTATAAACCATCTTTTTCTGCTCTCTTTTTAGCATCCTCAGCTCTTTGCTTAGAATCTGGATGCGAACTCATCATTCTCTCTATAAATGAAGCCTCTGCGCCTTCACTCATTTTAGCCAAAATTCTAAAAGCAGATTCTTCTGCATTTACGTCATAACCATTTTTCTTCAAGAAATTATAAGCGAATAAATCTGCTTCAGATTCTTGTTTACGGCTGTGTTTGCTATCAATTAATGCACTTCCTATTTTTCCTAATTGACTGTCTGTAACAGCTGCAATTTTTGTTGACTGAGAAGAAGCACCATCAATTAAAGCTTCCTTTTGGTAAGCGGCACGCATCGCATCTCTTGAATCATTGTTGGCTACGTGGCCTATTTCGTGCCCAATAACAGCAAGCAATTCATTATCATCCATAATATCCATTAAACCTGCAAATACTCTTACACTTCCGTCGGCAGTAGCAAAAGCATTAACATCTTTAACTTTATACACTTTGTAATTTAAGGTATATCCTTCTCCTGTAGAATGTTTTCCAAAAACTCTGTTTAATCGTAAAGTATAACCATCATTTGGCCCCGCAACTTCATTCTCTGTATCCATTTTTGCTACAGCTTCTTTAGACAAAGCCGCTGCATCTGCATTGGTTAAAGTAAAAGCTGTCACTCCTTTTTGAACAGCACCTATTGCTTTATCTCCGAAATTAATCTGTGCAGTCATTTTAGTTACACCAAATGCCGCAAATAGGAGTCCTACTATTATAAATTTCTTTTTCATGTTTTTTATAATTACAATTTAACAACAAATGTAAATAACAAAAATGCTTTTTCATTTCTCAAAAGCATGTTTTTTCAACAATTAAAGATATAAAATTTAAGCGTATCAATAGTTAAGTATAACAGTCAAAAAAAACGACAAACCTAAATAATTTGCCGTTTTTCAAACTAGGTTATAATTACTTCTTTTTTGTAGTTGCTTTTTTAGCTGTAGTCTTTGTTGCTGTTTTGGCGGCAGGGACAACAGGAGCAGTATTTACAATTTTCTGCTGTACATATTCCTTATACAAACCATCTTTGGTTGCTCTTTTTTTAGCATCATCTGCTCTTTTGCCAGAATCAGGGTGAGAACTCATCATCTTAGTAATAAAAGAAGACTCTGCTCCTTGGCTCAAATTTTGTAAAATTCTAAAAGCCGATTCTACTGCATTTACATCATATCCATTTTTTTTCATAAAATCATATGAAAATGTATCTGCTTGTGATTCTTGTTTTCTGCTGTGTTTGCTGTCGATCATAGCACTTCCTAAAACTCCTAACTGAGATTTTGTAATAGTCTCAATTTTACCAGATTGTGATGAAGCAGCATCTAAAAGCGCCTCTTTTTTATAAGCTGCTTTAACAGCATCTCTAGAATCATGATTTACAACGTGGCCAATTTCATGCCCAATAACAGCCAACAATTGATTGTCATCCATAATATCCATTAAACCTGCAAATACACGAACGCTTCCATCTGCACAAGCAAAAGCATTAATATCCTTTACTAAATAAACCTTATAATTCAACGTAACACCATCAGTAGTTGCATGTTTTGCAAAAACTCGGTTTAAGCGAATGGTATAGCCATCTGCTGGTCCTGCAACAGGATTATTGGCATCCATTTCGTCAATTGCTTGTTTAGCCAAA
This portion of the Flavobacterium panacagri genome encodes:
- a CDS encoding PH domain-containing protein, producing the protein MGIFSAILGNAGSVSQEDLIKKYGQLLTANEEIEMGFKLIRDTFIFTNKRLILVDVQGITGSKTEYKSIAYKNITRFSVETAGTFDLDAELKIWISSEQQPSIVKQFNKSVNVYEVQKILAFHVLG
- a CDS encoding M48 family metalloprotease, giving the protein MKKKFIIVGLLFAAFGVTKMTAQINFGDKAIGAVQKGVTAFTLTNADAAALSKEAVAKMDTENEVAGPNDGYTLRLNRVFGKHSTGEGYTLNYKVYKVKDVNAFATADGSVRVFAGLMDIMDDNELLAVIGHEIGHVANNDSRDAMRAAYQKEALIDGASSQSTKIAAVTDSQLGKIGSALIDSKHSRKQESEADLFAYNFLKKNGYDVNAEESAFRILAKMSEGAEASFIERMMSSHPDSKQRAEDAKKRAEKDGLYKPYVQQKIVNTVPVVTTTKKATTTTKKKTTTTKKK
- a CDS encoding RNA polymerase sigma factor translates to MEINSKIEKAKKGDQIAFTFLLDHYWNEVYAFMLKRTENETTAEDITIETFSKAFDKIASYNPEFQFNTWLIAIAKNVYIDLLRKKKTNLFIEITDNEDQQAYNIADPTPSAEDALIKEQNLSRLLLCIKELKPHYQEVIQLRYFQEMSYQEIAVKINEPLSSVKVKLLRAKKLLAEIIERNR
- a CDS encoding M48 family metalloprotease, producing MKRRFIALGILLMTFSFVDVNAQILSDKAMGALGKGVSGFTFSDADAAALAKQAIDEMDANNPVAGPADGYTIRLNRVFAKHATTDGVTLNYKVYLVKDINAFACADGSVRVFAGLMDIMDDNQLLAVIGHEIGHVVNHDSRDAVKAAYKKEALLDAASSQSGKIETITKSQLGVLGSAMIDSKHSRKQESQADTFSYDFMKKNGYDVNAVESAFRILQNLSQGAESSFITKMMSSHPDSGKRADDAKKRATKDGLYKEYVQQKIVNTAPVVPAAKTATKTTAKKATTKKK
- a CDS encoding energy transducer TonB, coding for MSKLNIYENKWNDLVFENRNKEYGAYQLRQENPRTTVNALFMGLLLITALGSIPVLISKLTPPTVDITPEVPPTDPIVVTPYNPTVTPPPPAPPAPPVLQQTTTTATDAQGLVNPIVVRTEDAVDKIAPNTDNIPVIQSTSGTGDPSSSGTSSGDGGNGNVISAAPTIPDGPVSVAALDKLPEFPGGIAQFYKYVGNNFRRPELDMEKTLKVYVSFVVEKDGSLTDIIVRNDPGYGMGKEAVRVLKSLKTKWSPGILDGKAVRTAYSLPITIKTEME
- a CDS encoding DUF4184 family protein yields the protein MPFTFSHPAIILPLKYLPRSWFSVTALVIGSVTPDFEYFLRMKVKSDYSHTLAGIFWFDLPLALLLAFAFHNLIRNLLFQNLPSFISNRVSLFTHFNWNNYFKKNWPIIIISFLIGISSHIFWDSFTHKHGYFVNQIDELKNTIIVFEKEIPFWKIAQHASTFLGSIFIIIAFLKMPQDFNFKNSVDKLYWITVSLFTTAILFIRFTIHPKTLNIGNFTVSFIASFLISITIIPLLIKSKFDTKN